From Streptomyces sp. HUAS MG91, the proteins below share one genomic window:
- a CDS encoding helix-turn-helix domain-containing protein gives MTQATTRPGSARPIDFRTTAPHRVVVLALDGVYPFELGIPNRVFPLVPGAYEVVTCAAAQDRTVATNADFSVTVGHGPEALETADTVVVPPFDLRFLSAELPEPVRAALARIRPGTRIVSICTGAFTLAAAGLLDGRPATTHWALADLFRRMFPRVLLDPDVLFVDDGDVLTSAGAASGVDVCLHVVRSDHGSAVANRVAKHCVVPPWREGGQAQYIEQPMPEESGSGTADTRAWALRNLERPLTLGELADHARMSRRTFARRFQEETGTSPGRWIVQQRVHRARQLLETSDLPVDRIAAEVGFATGTSLRQHLHAAIGVSPRDYRRTFRADALEGARG, from the coding sequence ATGACGCAGGCCACCACGCGGCCCGGCTCCGCCCGGCCGATCGACTTCCGCACGACTGCGCCGCACCGCGTCGTCGTGCTCGCCCTCGACGGTGTGTACCCCTTCGAGCTGGGCATCCCGAACCGGGTGTTCCCGCTGGTCCCGGGCGCGTACGAGGTGGTGACCTGTGCGGCGGCGCAGGACCGGACGGTGGCGACGAACGCCGACTTCTCCGTCACCGTCGGACACGGTCCGGAGGCCCTGGAGACGGCGGACACGGTCGTCGTGCCCCCGTTCGACCTGCGGTTCCTCTCGGCCGAGCTGCCGGAGCCGGTGCGCGCCGCGCTGGCCCGGATCCGGCCCGGCACCCGCATCGTCTCCATCTGCACGGGCGCGTTCACCCTCGCCGCGGCGGGGCTGCTCGACGGGCGGCCCGCGACGACGCACTGGGCGCTCGCCGACCTGTTCCGCCGGATGTTCCCGCGGGTCCTCCTGGACCCGGACGTGCTCTTCGTCGACGACGGCGACGTCCTCACCTCGGCGGGCGCCGCCTCCGGCGTCGACGTGTGCCTGCACGTGGTCCGCTCCGACCACGGCAGCGCGGTCGCGAACCGGGTGGCCAAGCACTGCGTGGTGCCGCCGTGGCGGGAGGGCGGCCAGGCCCAGTACATCGAGCAGCCGATGCCCGAGGAGAGCGGCAGCGGCACCGCCGACACCCGCGCCTGGGCCCTGCGCAACCTCGAACGGCCGCTGACGCTCGGCGAGTTGGCCGACCACGCCCGGATGAGCCGGCGCACCTTCGCCCGGCGCTTCCAGGAGGAGACCGGCACCAGCCCGGGCCGCTGGATCGTCCAGCAACGGGTCCACAGGGCGCGGCAGTTGCTGGAGACCAGCGATCTGCCGGTGGACCGGATCGCCGCCGAGGTCGGCTTCGCCACGGGGACCTCGCTGCGCCAGCACCTGCACGCGGCCATCGGGGTGTCGCCGCGCGACTACCGGCGCACGTTCAGGGCGGACGCCCTGGAAGGGGCCCGCGGCTGA
- a CDS encoding MFS transporter, with the protein MVLLDNTIVGAALPDMQHRLHTRLTGLQWIVDAYVLLVAMLLLTGGVFADRFGRKRVYLSGVAVFTVASVLCSVSASVGWLVAGRVAQGIGAAALSPASLALLVAAHPGARERVRAIGLWAGLSGIGLAVGPVVGGVLTEAFGWPAIFLVNVPIGVVLLLAGRRVLDESRNPAAPALDIPGTVLSVLGVGTLTYALIEGGARGWASPVILGCFAAALALLAAFVAVEGRRSAPMLPPRLFRRRLFTVSNTAMVVVGFALMGSSFFFSQFFVHVQGSSIMRAGLQTLPMTLAMVVVSPYAGRLAARYGFRGVVTVGLALAGLGLLALGSVHADTGYANVWWRLATVGVGFALTMSPLTGAAIQAVSPEEGGLASGISSTTRQFGAVLGVAVLGAVVRTRQSDGASFEAGLDSAFVAAGIVTLVCAAFTGLLLARSAPEAAPGAGPTRRAATDAPSETAESV; encoded by the coding sequence ATGGTGCTGCTCGACAACACGATCGTCGGCGCGGCACTGCCGGACATGCAGCACCGGCTGCACACGCGGCTGACCGGTCTGCAATGGATCGTCGACGCCTACGTGCTGCTGGTCGCCATGCTGCTGCTGACCGGCGGGGTCTTCGCCGACCGGTTCGGCCGGAAGCGGGTCTACCTGAGCGGCGTCGCGGTGTTCACCGTCGCGTCGGTGCTGTGCAGTGTCTCGGCGTCGGTCGGGTGGCTGGTGGCCGGGCGCGTGGCCCAGGGGATCGGCGCCGCGGCGCTGAGCCCGGCCTCGCTGGCCCTCCTGGTGGCCGCCCACCCCGGCGCGCGGGAGCGGGTCCGGGCGATCGGGCTCTGGGCCGGGCTCAGCGGAATCGGCCTGGCCGTCGGGCCCGTCGTCGGCGGCGTGCTGACGGAGGCCTTCGGCTGGCCCGCGATCTTCCTGGTCAACGTGCCCATCGGCGTGGTCCTGCTGCTCGCCGGCCGGCGCGTCCTCGACGAGTCCCGCAACCCGGCCGCACCCGCCCTCGACATCCCCGGGACCGTCCTGTCCGTCCTGGGCGTGGGAACCCTGACCTACGCGCTCATCGAGGGCGGCGCACGCGGCTGGGCCTCACCGGTGATCCTGGGCTGCTTCGCCGCCGCGCTCGCCCTTCTCGCCGCCTTCGTCGCCGTCGAGGGGCGCCGCTCGGCGCCGATGCTGCCGCCGCGCCTGTTCCGCCGACGGCTGTTCACGGTCTCCAACACCGCCATGGTCGTCGTGGGGTTCGCGCTCATGGGGTCGTCGTTCTTCTTCTCCCAGTTCTTCGTCCACGTCCAGGGCAGCTCGATCATGCGGGCCGGACTCCAGACCCTGCCGATGACGCTCGCCATGGTGGTCGTCAGCCCGTACGCGGGCCGTCTCGCCGCCCGGTACGGCTTCCGGGGCGTGGTCACCGTCGGCCTGGCGCTGGCCGGCCTGGGCTTGCTCGCCCTGGGCTCGGTGCACGCCGACACCGGCTACGCGAACGTGTGGTGGCGCCTCGCGACGGTCGGCGTCGGCTTCGCCCTGACCATGTCCCCGCTGACCGGCGCCGCCATCCAGGCGGTCAGCCCCGAGGAAGGCGGCCTCGCCTCGGGCATCAGCAGCACCACCCGGCAGTTCGGCGCGGTGCTCGGCGTGGCCGTGCTCGGCGCCGTGGTCCGCACCCGGCAGTCCGACGGCGCCTCCTTCGAGGCAGGTCTCGACAGTGCCTTCGTCGCGGCGGGAATCGTCACGCTGGTGTGCGCCGCGTTCACCGGCCTGTTGCTGGCGCGATCGGCGCCGGAAGCCGCTCCCGGCGCCGGGCCCACCCGTCGGGCCGCGACCGACGCCCCGTCAGAAACCGCCGAGAGCGTCTGA
- a CDS encoding asparaginase, giving the protein MKRITLISTGGTIASRWQGTGYAADAGGDTVLASAAVPDGVEVRVVDLFNINSSQMTSERQLTLLRAVRDALADPDVDGIVVTHGTDTLEESAFLVDLHHDDPRPVVFTGAQKPLGASDGDGPGNMYDALQVAATVRDLGVLIAFDGSVYAARGTVKTQTLAAHAFGDPSRPQALGKLGFGRVDIRRDPVRPAPLPVPKTDDGALPRVDIVMHHSDADPTLFDAAIAAGARGIVLVATGAGNATPAFADAVADAVRRGVLVAVTSRVPAGPLAEIYTGGGAVDLVAAGAVLTGTLRAGQARIAVLSTLLADADAALLTRLVSDPEPASD; this is encoded by the coding sequence ATGAAGCGCATCACGCTCATCAGCACCGGCGGCACCATCGCCAGCCGCTGGCAGGGCACCGGTTACGCCGCCGACGCCGGCGGGGACACCGTTCTGGCCAGCGCCGCCGTGCCGGACGGCGTCGAGGTGCGGGTCGTCGACCTGTTCAACATCAACAGTTCGCAGATGACCAGCGAGCGCCAGCTGACCCTGCTGCGCGCGGTGCGGGACGCGCTCGCCGACCCGGACGTCGACGGCATCGTCGTCACCCACGGCACGGACACCCTGGAGGAGTCCGCGTTCCTGGTCGACCTGCACCACGACGATCCCCGCCCGGTGGTGTTCACCGGCGCGCAGAAGCCGCTGGGCGCCAGCGACGGCGACGGTCCGGGGAACATGTACGACGCGCTCCAGGTCGCCGCCACCGTACGGGACCTGGGGGTGCTGATCGCCTTCGACGGCTCGGTGTACGCCGCGCGCGGCACGGTGAAGACGCAGACGCTCGCCGCGCACGCGTTCGGCGACCCGTCGCGGCCGCAGGCCCTCGGCAAGCTCGGCTTCGGCCGGGTCGACATCCGCCGCGATCCGGTGCGACCCGCGCCGCTGCCCGTACCGAAGACGGACGACGGCGCTCTGCCGCGCGTCGACATCGTCATGCACCACAGCGACGCGGACCCCACGCTGTTCGACGCCGCGATCGCGGCGGGGGCGCGGGGGATCGTGCTCGTCGCCACCGGTGCCGGGAACGCCACTCCGGCGTTCGCGGACGCCGTGGCCGACGCCGTGCGGCGCGGGGTTCTGGTCGCCGTCACCTCGCGTGTGCCGGCCGGGCCGCTCGCCGAGATCTACACGGGGGGCGGGGCCGTGGATCTGGTCGCCGCCGGTGCCGTGCTCACCGGCACGCTGCGGGCCGGGCAGGCCCGGATCGCCGTTCTGTCCACGCTGCTCGCCGACGCGGACGCCGCGCTGCTGACCCGCCTGGTCTCGGACCCGGAGCCCGCGTCCGACTGA
- a CDS encoding NAD(+) synthase, whose product MGRVNFRSIYSQGFARVAACTGHAAIADPHANAEAILRQARERAADGVAVAVFPELGLCGYSIEDLLLQDVVLDEVEQALAAVVAGSAELLPVLVVGAPLRHRDRIYNCAVVVHRGRILGVAPKSYLPNYREFYERRQIAAGDTERGGTIRLGGAEVPFGVDLLFAAEDVAGLVLHVEICEDMWVPVPPAAEAALAGATVIANLSGSPITVGRAEDRKLLCRSASSRYLAAYVYAAAGLGESTTDLSWDGQTMIYENGALLDETERFPLGDRAAIADIDLDLLRQERQRQGTFDDNRRTHAARTGDFRRIPFRLDAPATDFGLRRALERFPFVPADAERLAQDCYEAYNIQVAGLVQRLGAIGDPKIVIGVSGGLDSTHALIVAARAMDRAGRPRSDILAFTMPGFATGEHTKSNAHALMKALGVTAAELDITDTARLMLKEMDHPFAGGDPVYDVTFENVQAGLRTDYLFRLANQRGGIVLGTGDLSELALGWCTYGVGDQMSHYNVNSGVPKTLIQHLIRWVVSSGQFGDEAGEILTAILDTEISPELVPGEELQSTEDKIGPYALHDFTLFYVLRYGFRPTKIAFMAWHAWRDVAAGAWPPGFPDADHKAYDLAEIRHWLEYFCRRFFQFAQFKRSAMPNGPKVSAGGSLSPRGDWRMPSDSSARAWLRDLERWDPADVES is encoded by the coding sequence ATGGGGCGCGTGAACTTCCGGTCGATCTACAGTCAGGGATTCGCGCGGGTGGCGGCGTGCACGGGTCACGCCGCCATCGCCGATCCGCACGCCAACGCCGAGGCGATCCTGCGCCAGGCCCGTGAGCGCGCCGCGGACGGGGTGGCCGTCGCGGTCTTCCCCGAGCTGGGGCTCTGCGGCTACTCCATCGAGGACCTGCTGCTGCAGGACGTCGTGCTCGACGAGGTGGAGCAGGCCCTCGCCGCCGTCGTCGCCGGGTCCGCCGAGCTGCTGCCGGTGCTCGTGGTCGGCGCCCCGCTGCGCCACCGCGACCGGATCTACAACTGCGCGGTCGTCGTGCACCGGGGCCGGATCCTGGGCGTCGCCCCCAAGTCGTACCTGCCGAACTACCGGGAGTTCTACGAGCGCCGCCAGATCGCGGCCGGTGACACGGAGCGCGGCGGAACGATCCGGCTCGGCGGCGCCGAGGTGCCCTTCGGCGTGGACCTGCTGTTCGCCGCCGAGGACGTGGCCGGGCTCGTGCTGCACGTCGAGATCTGCGAGGACATGTGGGTGCCGGTGCCGCCCGCCGCGGAGGCCGCCCTCGCCGGGGCGACGGTCATCGCCAACCTCTCCGGCAGCCCGATCACCGTCGGCCGCGCCGAGGACCGCAAGCTGCTGTGCCGGTCGGCGTCGTCCCGCTACCTCGCCGCCTACGTCTACGCGGCCGCCGGGCTCGGTGAATCCACCACCGACCTGTCGTGGGACGGGCAGACGATGATCTACGAGAACGGGGCGCTGCTCGACGAGACCGAGCGCTTCCCGCTCGGCGACCGGGCCGCGATCGCCGACATCGACCTGGACCTGCTGCGCCAGGAGCGGCAGCGCCAGGGCACCTTCGACGACAACCGGCGCACGCACGCCGCGCGCACCGGCGACTTCCGCCGGATCCCCTTCCGGCTCGACGCGCCCGCGACCGACTTCGGGCTGCGCCGCGCCCTGGAGCGGTTCCCGTTCGTGCCGGCGGACGCCGAGCGGCTCGCCCAGGACTGCTACGAGGCGTACAACATCCAGGTCGCGGGGCTGGTGCAGCGGCTCGGCGCGATCGGCGACCCGAAGATCGTCATCGGGGTGTCCGGCGGGCTCGACTCGACGCACGCGCTGATCGTCGCCGCGCGCGCCATGGACCGGGCCGGGCGTCCGCGCAGCGACATCCTCGCCTTCACCATGCCGGGGTTCGCGACCGGCGAGCACACCAAGTCCAACGCGCACGCGCTGATGAAGGCCCTCGGCGTCACCGCCGCCGAGCTGGACATCACCGACACCGCGCGGCTGATGCTCAAGGAGATGGACCACCCGTTCGCGGGCGGCGACCCGGTCTACGACGTCACCTTCGAGAACGTGCAGGCCGGGCTGCGCACGGACTATCTGTTCCGGCTCGCCAACCAGCGCGGCGGCATCGTGCTCGGCACCGGCGACCTGTCCGAGCTGGCGCTGGGCTGGTGCACGTACGGCGTCGGCGACCAGATGAGCCACTACAACGTGAACAGTGGCGTGCCGAAGACGCTCATCCAGCACCTGATCCGCTGGGTCGTCAGCAGTGGGCAGTTCGGGGACGAGGCCGGGGAGATCCTCACCGCGATCCTCGACACCGAGATCAGCCCGGAGCTGGTGCCGGGCGAGGAGCTGCAGTCGACCGAGGACAAGATCGGTCCGTACGCGCTGCACGACTTCACGCTGTTCTACGTGCTGCGGTACGGGTTCCGGCCGACGAAGATCGCGTTCATGGCGTGGCACGCGTGGCGGGACGTCGCGGCGGGCGCGTGGCCGCCCGGGTTCCCGGACGCCGACCACAAGGCGTACGACCTTGCGGAGATCCGGCACTGGCTGGAGTACTTCTGCCGCCGCTTCTTCCAGTTCGCGCAGTTCAAGCGGTCCGCGATGCCGAACGGGCCGAAGGTGTCGGCCGGCGGTTCGCTCTCGCCGCGCGGCGACTGGCGGATGCCGTCGGACAGTTCGGCGCGCGCCTGGCTGCGGGACCTGGAGCGCTGGGACCCAGCCGACGTCGAGAGCTGA
- a CDS encoding FAD-binding protein, producing the protein MPDTRPMNWARNITFSAAAVHRPATPDALRDLVARSAHVRVLGSGHSFNRIADVDENRAGALISLGGLPAGIDIDRAARTVRVGGGVRYAELAAQLHAHGLALPNMASLPHISVAGSVATGTHGSGNGNKSLAEAVRAVEIVTGNGETVTLARGDDGFEGAVVSLGALGVVLSLTLDVEPDYEVSQHVFRELPFQGLDFEAVTSSAYSVSLFTKWRGPHFDQVWVKQRRPLPVDFPWAEPAAEKQHPVPGMPAVNCTEQFGVPGPWHERLPHFRAEFTPSSGDELQSEYLLPREHALAALAALDGVRDRIAPVLQVCEVRTVAADAQWLSPAYGRDTVAFHFTWVADTARVLPVVSLVEDRLRDVDARPHWGKVFTAEPARVAARYPRAADFRALAERLDPDGKFTNTFVSHLVPRS; encoded by the coding sequence ATGCCCGACACCCGCCCCATGAACTGGGCCCGCAACATCACCTTCTCCGCGGCGGCGGTGCACCGCCCGGCCACCCCCGACGCCCTGCGCGACCTCGTGGCGCGGAGCGCACACGTCCGGGTCCTCGGCAGCGGCCACTCCTTCAACCGGATCGCCGACGTGGACGAGAACCGCGCCGGCGCCCTGATCTCCCTGGGCGGCCTGCCCGCGGGGATCGACATCGACAGGGCGGCGCGCACGGTACGGGTCGGCGGCGGCGTCCGCTACGCCGAGCTGGCGGCCCAACTGCACGCCCACGGCCTCGCGCTGCCGAACATGGCCTCCCTGCCGCACATCTCGGTGGCCGGTTCGGTGGCGACCGGCACCCACGGCTCGGGCAACGGGAACAAGTCGCTCGCCGAGGCGGTCCGCGCCGTGGAGATCGTCACCGGCAACGGCGAGACCGTCACCCTCGCGCGCGGCGACGACGGCTTCGAGGGCGCCGTGGTCTCGCTCGGAGCGCTCGGCGTCGTCCTCTCGCTCACCCTGGACGTGGAGCCGGACTACGAGGTGAGCCAGCACGTCTTCCGTGAACTGCCTTTCCAGGGGCTGGACTTCGAGGCCGTCACCTCGTCCGCGTACAGCGTGAGTCTGTTCACCAAGTGGCGCGGGCCGCACTTCGACCAGGTGTGGGTGAAGCAGCGGCGGCCGCTGCCCGTCGACTTCCCGTGGGCCGAGCCGGCCGCGGAGAAGCAGCACCCCGTGCCGGGCATGCCCGCGGTGAACTGCACCGAACAGTTCGGGGTGCCCGGCCCCTGGCACGAGCGACTGCCGCACTTCCGGGCCGAGTTCACCCCGAGCAGCGGCGACGAGCTCCAGTCGGAGTATCTGCTGCCGCGCGAGCACGCCCTCGCGGCGCTGGCCGCGCTGGACGGCGTACGGGACCGGATCGCGCCGGTGCTCCAGGTGTGCGAGGTGCGGACCGTCGCCGCCGACGCGCAGTGGCTGAGCCCGGCGTACGGGCGGGACACGGTCGCCTTCCACTTCACGTGGGTCGCGGACACGGCGCGCGTCCTGCCGGTCGTGTCGCTGGTCGAGGACCGGCTGCGGGATGTCGACGCGCGGCCGCACTGGGGAAAGGTGTTCACCGCCGAGCCCGCCCGGGTCGCCGCGCGCTATCCGCGGGCGGCCGACTTCCGGGCGCTCGCCGAACGGCTCGACCCCGACGGCAAGTTCACCAACACCTTCGTCAGCCACCTCGTACCGAGGTCCTGA
- a CDS encoding TetR/AcrR family transcriptional regulator, which translates to MDDEQQRTRRPGGRSARVGAAVHQAVTDLVGERGYGGFTVSEVAARAGVADTTVYRRWGSLEALLTDVTLTRLNARSPMPDTGSLAGDLHTYAAAVAREITGPDGLAVLRLAVALSGTGPEGLRLRDEFLADRADRLQAMLDRAGDRGEPRLDALTVVDHVMAPMYIRVLFGAGPLTPEYVDGLVDRLL; encoded by the coding sequence ATGGACGATGAGCAACAGCGCACCCGGCGCCCCGGCGGACGCAGCGCCCGCGTCGGCGCGGCGGTGCACCAGGCCGTCACGGACCTGGTGGGGGAACGGGGCTACGGCGGCTTCACCGTCAGCGAGGTCGCGGCCCGCGCGGGCGTGGCCGACACCACCGTCTACCGGCGCTGGGGAAGCCTGGAGGCGCTGCTCACCGACGTGACGCTCACCCGCCTCAACGCGCGCTCCCCGATGCCCGACACCGGGAGCCTCGCCGGCGACCTGCACACCTACGCGGCCGCCGTGGCCCGCGAGATCACCGGCCCCGACGGCCTGGCGGTGCTCCGGCTGGCCGTCGCCCTGTCCGGCACCGGGCCGGAGGGCCTGCGGCTGCGCGACGAGTTCCTCGCGGACCGCGCCGACCGGCTCCAGGCCATGCTCGACCGCGCCGGCGACCGCGGCGAGCCGCGGCTCGACGCCCTGACCGTCGTCGACCACGTCATGGCCCCGATGTACATCCGCGTGCTGTTCGGCGCGGGCCCGCTCACCCCGGAGTACGTCGACGGACTGGTCGACCGGCTGCTGTGA
- a CDS encoding pyridoxamine 5'-phosphate oxidase family protein, whose protein sequence is MTHSELPRTLTPTDRTRLRRFKENASFERADLEAILDAGFVCHLGVIVDGVPMVVPTVYGRDERYLYVHGSVASRSLTGAADDADETICVTVTHVDGLVLARSVFEHGVNYRCAMLYGVPRTLTDDAEKTEALRLITEHTAPGQWDYARRPSRKELAATTVLALSLEEASVKISAGPPDDGDSADAELGLWAGTLPLTTRWGAPTADPVLPASRTAPAHIVARAGTRQG, encoded by the coding sequence ATGACGCACTCGGAACTGCCCCGCACGCTGACACCCACCGACCGCACACGCCTGCGTCGCTTCAAGGAGAACGCGAGCTTCGAGCGGGCGGACCTGGAGGCGATCCTCGACGCGGGCTTCGTCTGTCACCTGGGAGTGATCGTCGACGGCGTCCCCATGGTCGTACCGACGGTGTACGGGCGTGACGAGCGGTACCTCTACGTGCACGGGTCGGTGGCCAGCCGCAGCCTGACCGGCGCCGCCGACGACGCCGATGAGACGATATGCGTCACCGTCACCCACGTCGACGGACTGGTCCTCGCCCGCTCCGTCTTCGAGCACGGCGTGAACTACCGGTGCGCGATGCTCTACGGCGTACCGCGCACCCTCACCGACGACGCCGAGAAGACCGAGGCGCTGCGCCTGATCACCGAGCACACGGCGCCGGGCCAGTGGGACTACGCCCGCCGCCCCAGCCGCAAGGAACTCGCCGCCACGACCGTCCTCGCCCTCTCCCTCGAAGAGGCCTCCGTGAAGATCAGCGCGGGCCCGCCGGACGACGGCGACTCGGCCGACGCCGAGCTCGGCCTGTGGGCCGGCACCCTGCCGCTCACCACGCGCTGGGGAGCGCCCACGGCCGACCCCGTGCTCCCCGCCAGCCGCACCGCCCCCGCGCACATCGTCGCCCGAGCGGGGACCCGGCAGGGCTGA
- a CDS encoding radical SAM protein has protein sequence MQSRTALVEDLMERFPHVPREAVFKEDLLRGGVAFDASALSDNEDGEVKPKSYFIFSFDHGTLPELGEAALRRPPEEIVLTGGPYDLRRTVVSVRVNPSSPYRVAAGDDGMLGLYLDGKRIADVGVPPMPEYYRHKLSNGKSVMEVAPTIQWGYLIYLTAFRVCQYFGAKEECQYCDINHNWRQHKAAGRPYTGVKDVDEVLEALEIIDKYDTAKASTAYTLTGGAITSKVQGLDEADFYGRYAKAIEEYFPGRWIGKVVAQALPKDDVQRFKDYGIQIYHPNYEVWDEYLFKMYCPGKERYVGRDEWHKRILDSRDVFGARNVIPNFVAGVEMAEPFGFKTVDEAIASTTEGLRFFMSNGITPRFTTWCPEPTTPLGKENPNGAPLEYHIRLLDAYRSTMDEFGLSSPPGYGPSGAGRAVFSVSSFMDSLAPNEEAVEV, from the coding sequence ATGCAGAGCCGTACGGCGCTGGTAGAGGACCTGATGGAGCGCTTCCCGCATGTTCCGAGGGAAGCGGTCTTCAAGGAGGACCTGCTGCGCGGCGGAGTGGCGTTCGACGCCTCGGCTCTCAGCGACAACGAGGACGGCGAGGTCAAGCCGAAGTCGTACTTCATCTTCTCCTTCGACCACGGCACCCTGCCCGAGCTGGGCGAGGCCGCGCTGCGCCGCCCGCCCGAGGAGATCGTCCTCACCGGCGGCCCCTACGACCTGCGCCGCACGGTCGTCTCGGTCCGCGTGAACCCGTCGTCCCCGTACCGGGTCGCGGCCGGCGACGACGGCATGCTCGGCCTCTACCTGGACGGCAAGCGCATCGCCGACGTGGGTGTGCCGCCCATGCCGGAGTACTACCGGCACAAGCTCTCCAACGGGAAGTCGGTCATGGAGGTGGCCCCGACGATCCAGTGGGGCTACCTGATCTACCTGACCGCGTTCCGCGTCTGCCAGTACTTCGGCGCCAAGGAGGAGTGCCAGTACTGCGACATCAACCACAACTGGCGCCAGCACAAGGCGGCCGGCCGCCCCTACACGGGCGTGAAGGACGTCGACGAGGTCCTGGAAGCCCTGGAGATCATCGACAAGTACGACACCGCGAAGGCGTCGACCGCGTACACGCTGACCGGCGGCGCCATCACGTCGAAGGTGCAGGGCCTGGACGAGGCGGACTTCTACGGGCGCTACGCCAAGGCCATCGAGGAGTACTTCCCCGGGCGCTGGATCGGCAAGGTCGTCGCGCAGGCGCTGCCCAAGGACGACGTGCAGCGCTTCAAGGACTACGGCATCCAGATCTACCACCCCAACTACGAGGTGTGGGACGAGTACCTGTTCAAGATGTACTGCCCCGGCAAGGAGCGGTACGTCGGCCGTGACGAGTGGCACAAGCGGATCCTCGACTCGCGCGACGTGTTCGGCGCGCGCAATGTGATCCCGAACTTCGTGGCGGGCGTCGAGATGGCGGAACCGTTCGGCTTCAAGACGGTCGACGAGGCCATCGCCTCCACCACCGAGGGCCTGCGCTTCTTCATGTCGAACGGCATCACGCCGCGGTTCACCACGTGGTGCCCGGAGCCGACGACACCGCTCGGCAAGGAGAACCCGAACGGGGCGCCGCTGGAGTATCACATCCGGCTGCTCGACGCCTATCGCTCGACGATGGACGAGTTCGGGCTGTCGTCCCCGCCCGGATACGGCCCGTCGGGCGCCGGCCGCGCCGTCTTCTCGGTCAGCTCCTTCATGGACAGCCTCGCGCCCAACGAGGAAGCCGTGGAGGTCTGA